The window TGAATGATTTTTATGATTGTGCTACGCATGCCTGCATAATGACTCTTTTGTTTTCCCAATAATCAAAACTTGATGGTACTGTAAAAATTGTTTTTTACAAAAGAGCTCGCTTAAATTACAGAGATTATTCTGTTATACTAGTTGGTTATCTCTGTAAGCCCCTCCTTCTGTAATAAATTTAACTTTTTACAAATTCACCCATCTTGAAAGGAAGCGATATATGACTTCAAAAAAAGAACTGCGGGTGGCATATACCCTGGCAATTATTTTATTTGCTGTGGGTGTTTTAAGCTATGCCATTTCCGCCTTTTCCGCCAAAACACCGGACAGCCCGATGAGATTAATGTTCAAAGGTGTGGCGGGAAAAGTTTTATTCGACCACAAAACACATACGGAAGATGCAGGATATGGCATTTCCTGCAACCAATGCCATCACCATCCCGAAGAAGATGAAGCTGCACTTCGTGCATGTGGGGACTGTCATCTTTTTTCAGAAAAAGAAGCTTCTCCTGCCAAGGCATGTGCTGAATGCCATGAGGCCGACGAAATTGAAGACTCGGAGGTCCAAAAAAGAGTAGATGCCTTTCATTCGCAGTGCATTAACTGTCACAAAGAAAATGAAGCCGGCCCTGAAAAATGTGCATCGTGCCATGTCATGTAACCATGCAGTCTATCAATATTTTTCTTCGTATTCTTGTGCCTTTGTTGCGGGAAAAATAATACCATAAATAAAAGGTTCCACTATGATAAAAAGATCATTTTTCGCTTTAGCAACACCCC is drawn from Thermodesulfobacteriota bacterium and contains these coding sequences:
- a CDS encoding cytochrome c3 family protein — encoded protein: MTSKKELRVAYTLAIILFAVGVLSYAISAFSAKTPDSPMRLMFKGVAGKVLFDHKTHTEDAGYGISCNQCHHHPEEDEAALRACGDCHLFSEKEASPAKACAECHEADEIEDSEVQKRVDAFHSQCINCHKENEAGPEKCASCHVM